From one Montipora capricornis isolate CH-2021 chromosome 10, ASM3666992v2, whole genome shotgun sequence genomic stretch:
- the LOC138018613 gene encoding uncharacterized protein, translated as MEEEKTQHQTSVTGYLHNVSPIRTSNKTKYFDMQIQTGEDEVKRGVCFSPPRVQEFTKHSNSKSPVKITKFRFDKGSTSVCMGPDVQVDKLDKVDFERKILPQTLNLSLLNSVFDGQLITIKAKVINLTAVSKFTSSTSGVLNKAEADLLDPHGSAKLTLWGHFTSEVMEGNTYQFTNLRVRKDNHNIYLNTAKTGCEIVEAVPFNEPLCLTNVLPATSTSTSITAKIIGIKDTNHYMSCCNCNKKISSLETKNVDCTNCGLKQRAASCKKHWYIQAMFQHEKGTLNLTLFDDALKQLLELSNDKLKSITNDDLEDEFLSYSNTEVSVTYNNKTKIILNIEKQQ; from the coding sequence atggaagaagaaaaaacacagcATCAAACTTCTGTCACAGGCTATTTGCACAATGTGTCACCTATTAGGACaagcaacaaaacaaagtaCTTTGACATGCAAATTCAAACTGGTGAAGATGAAGTAAAACGTGGTGTATGCTTCTCTCCTCCACGCGTACAGGAATTCACCAAACACAGTAACAGCAAAAGTCCAGTTAAGATAACCAAATTCCGCTTTGATAAAGGCTCAACAAGTGTCTGCATGGGACCTGATGTACAAGTTGATAAACTAGACAAAGTTGACTTTGAAAGGAAAATTTTGCCACAAACGCTGAACCTGTCATTACTTAATTCAGTGTTTGACGGTCAGCTTATCACCATAAAGGCAAAAGTGATCAACCTAACAGCTGTCTCCAAGTTTACTAGTTCCACATCAGGTGTTCTAAACAAGGCTGAAGCTGATCTGCTTGATCCCCATGGATCCGCCAAGCTGACGTTATGGGGGCATTTCACCTCGGAAGTGATGGAAGGCAACACCTATCAATTTACTAACTTAAGAGTTAGGAAAGATAACCACAACATTTACCTCAACACTGCAAAAACTGGCTGTGAGATTGTTGAAGCAGTTCCCTTCAATGAACCCCTTTGCCTTACAAATGTGCTACCAGCAACGTCAACATCTACATCTATCACAGCTAAAATTATCGGAATAAAAGACACAAACCACTACATGTCCTGCTGCaattgtaacaaaaaaatatcGTCCCTAGAGACAAAAAATGTAGACTGCACAAACTGTGGTCTCAAACAAAGAGCAGCTTCTTGCAAAAAACATTGGTACATTCAAGCTATGTTTCAACATGAAAAAGGAACACTAAACCTAACACTGTTTGATGATGCATTGAAACAACTGCTTGAGCTTTCCAATGATAAATTGAAGTCAATCACTAACGATGATCTGGAGGATGAATTCTTGTCGTACAGTAACACAGAAGTTTCTGTAACttataataacaaaacaaaaatcatcttgaacattgaaaaacagcagtaa